Sequence from the Verrucomicrobiia bacterium genome:
CGTCAGAAAATGCCCAAACCCGTAATTCCAATACCCAACGCCTTCGCTGCAGTACCCATCCGGCCCGAACCCACTCAGAAAACTCGCAATGTAATGCTCCGCCGCCGCAACGAACAGAGCCCGGTCTTGCCGTGAGTCCTCGAGCGCCAAGGCCGCCCCGGTCACGCCCGCCAGGCACACGGCGTTCCAATTGTTCTGAACGTGCAGCCAATAGATTTCAGCACGGCGCCCTTCGACCATGTCCCGGAATGGTTGGAGCGCGCGGCGCCGTACATTCTCCCGAATCAACCGCCTGGTGCCCGGGGAGAGCTTGTCACCCAAGACATAATCCGCCGTAGCCAGTTCCCAGGCAACGGCTGTCGCGCGCAGGTCCATCTCGACCGTGCGTCCGTAGAAATTGTTGAGCCGTCCATCATGGGCCGGAAGGACCCAGGTGCGTTCCTGGCAAATGGCTTGTACGGTTTCGGCGAGCGGGCCGACGAAGCGCCCGCGGTCTTCGAGCCCTTCAGCCAGGCTGAACGTGACCAACCGCTCGCCCCGCTCACCCAGGACCTTTTGGCACCGCTCCCGGTTGCCGGTTTTGGAGTAGTCGAGATAGAGGCTGTCCGGCAAGGCCGGCGCAGGTTCTTTGGCCAACGCCTCGGCTCGGGCAATTATGGACCCAAAGGCCGGTGTTTTCGCCAGCTTCTCCCAGGCAACGCGGTCGGTAACTGGCCGGCCCAATCCGGCCGGCGCAACCGGCAACCACTCGGCCAACTCTGTGACGCGTCCGGGCGCAATACTGGCCCCCGCCGAAGCGCTCAGGAGCGCAAACCAAAAAACCAGGCCCGCAGCAAACCTCGTGGGACCAAGCCAGACAGAATCAAACATGCCGCCAGAATGGCAGGAGCTGGTCTTCTCCGCAACACGCCCCGCGCCTTTTATGAAACCCTGGCGCGCGAGGCCGCTGCCGCCGCGCGGCTGGGCCCGCTCCTCGATGTGCCCCCGGGCGTCGAAGCGGCCACCCGCGAAACAACGGACACGACTTATTACTTCCTGCTCAACCTGACCGATACTCCGCACCATGTGCCGCTCCCGCGTCCTCTGAAAGGGTTGATTACCGGGCAAGAACAAGTTGCTGAGGTCAAACTCGCAGCACTCGAGTCGCCGTGCTCGCCGAGCGCAAGACATAAAGGGGTGAAGCCTCAACAAGAGCCCCCGAGGCTCCCACGCTCGAGGCTCCTGACGCCCGGGGCCGCGCTACTTGGCTGGCGAGGAGGCGCGCAGCCGCAGCCAGGCCAAGTCGGGATTCTTGGGCGATGGCTCGTCGTGCCGATGGTAATCCAGCGAGAAGGCGCGGATCGTTCGAGGGTCCTGCCATCGATGGAATTCAACATGAGCATCGGCGAATGAAACCACACCGCCCTGGTTATGGGAACTGTTGGGGAAATTGAAGAAGCTGTCGCGGGTCATGTAGATTCCGAAATAGGGCCAGCAAATGCTGTCGGGCTGCACATCCAGGAACGTCAGCAACCCGGCGGGCATATCGACTCCCGTTTGGGATTGTTTGTGAAAAACCGTGAACGCCGAGGAAAGCCGCGTATCCCACTCCCCGGCCCACCCGCAGTAACAGTTCAGGGAATAACTGCGCAGCCGGGGATAAGGGCGGCCCGAAATCATAATGGTGTCACGGTCCGTCGGGCACAAATACACCCTGCGGTCCTGAAGATAATTGGCGAACAGCGCGAATTTGGGGTCAAGAATGAGCGTCAGGTTGGTGTTATCCAGGACGTGGAAGAAAGCCCCCTGAACCCAAAGCTTTCGCACCGGGTT
This genomic interval carries:
- a CDS encoding prepilin-type N-terminal cleavage/methylation domain-containing protein, producing MRGTKQGGLGFTLVELLVVIAVIAILAALLLPSLARAKAASKRVQCTNNQKQLMAIWTMYATDNADSLALNGMNDPPNPVRKLWVQGAFFHVLDNTNLTLILDPKFALFANYLQDRRVYLCPTDRDTIMISGRPYPRLRSYSLNCYCGWAGEWDTRLSSAFTVFHKQSQTGVDMPAGLLTFLDVQPDSICWPYFGIYMTRDSFFNFPNSSHNQGGVVSFADAHVEFHRWQDPRTIRAFSLDYHRHDEPSPKNPDLAWLRLRASSPAK